Proteins encoded by one window of Streptococcus sanguinis:
- the serS gene encoding serine--tRNA ligase: MLDLKRIRTDFDSVAEKLATRGVDAATLNQMKIIDKERRDLLVKVEELKAERNTVSAEIAQAKRNKENADDKIAAMQKLSAEVKNLDATLAELDAKLTEFTTTLPNIPHESVPVGADEDENVEVRRWGTPRQFDFEAKAHWDLGEDLDILDWERGAKVTGARFLFYKGLGARLERAIYNFMLDEHGKEGYTEVITPYMVNHDSMFGTGQYPKFKEDTFELSDTNFVLIPTAEVPLTNYYRDEILDGKELPIYFTAMSPSFRSEAGSAGRDTRGLIRLHQFHKVEMVKFAKPEESYEELEKMTANAENILQKLNLPYRVVALCTGDMGFSAAKTYDLEVWIPAQNTYREISSCSNTEDFQARRAQIRYRDEADGKVKLLHTLNGSGLAVGRTVAAILENYQNEDGSVTIPEVLRPYMGGLEVIAPK; encoded by the coding sequence ATGTTAGATTTAAAACGTATCCGTACAGATTTTGATTCTGTAGCTGAAAAATTAGCTACACGAGGTGTTGACGCTGCTACCCTTAACCAAATGAAAATCATTGACAAAGAACGCCGGGATTTATTGGTCAAGGTAGAAGAGCTCAAGGCTGAGCGCAATACTGTTTCTGCTGAAATTGCTCAAGCTAAACGCAACAAAGAAAATGCAGATGACAAGATTGCTGCTATGCAAAAACTTTCTGCTGAGGTCAAGAACTTAGATGCAACCTTGGCCGAGCTAGACGCTAAGTTGACCGAGTTCACCACCACACTACCTAATATTCCGCACGAAAGTGTTCCTGTCGGAGCAGATGAGGACGAAAACGTTGAAGTTCGTCGCTGGGGTACACCGCGCCAATTTGACTTTGAAGCTAAAGCTCACTGGGATTTAGGTGAGGATTTGGACATCTTAGACTGGGAGCGTGGGGCAAAAGTTACTGGTGCTCGCTTCCTCTTCTATAAGGGGCTGGGAGCTCGATTAGAGCGTGCTATCTACAACTTCATGCTGGATGAGCATGGCAAAGAAGGCTACACCGAAGTCATCACTCCTTATATGGTAAACCACGATTCCATGTTTGGGACTGGGCAGTATCCTAAGTTCAAAGAAGATACGTTTGAACTAAGCGATACTAACTTCGTTCTGATTCCGACTGCTGAAGTTCCACTGACCAACTACTACCGAGACGAAATTTTAGACGGCAAAGAATTGCCAATCTACTTTACAGCTATGAGCCCATCATTTCGCTCTGAAGCTGGCTCTGCTGGTCGTGACACGCGCGGTCTGATTCGTCTGCATCAATTCCATAAGGTTGAAATGGTGAAATTTGCCAAGCCAGAAGAATCTTATGAAGAGCTGGAAAAGATGACTGCCAACGCTGAAAACATCCTGCAAAAGTTGAATCTGCCTTACCGCGTTGTAGCACTCTGTACTGGAGATATGGGCTTCTCAGCTGCTAAGACCTACGACTTGGAAGTCTGGATTCCAGCACAAAACACCTACCGTGAAATCTCTAGCTGCTCTAACACAGAAGATTTCCAAGCTCGTCGAGCTCAAATCCGCTACCGTGACGAAGCAGATGGCAAGGTCAAACTCCTTCATACTCTCAACGGTTCTGGACTGGCTGTCGGACGCACAGTAGCAGCTATCTTAGAAAATTACCAAAACGAAGATGGCTCTGTAACTATCCCAGAAGTTCTACGTCCGTACATGGGTGGATTAGAAGTTATAGCGCCAAAATAA
- a CDS encoding TetR/AcrR family transcriptional regulator, with translation MVKQTTRDRMIEKASQLIREYGYQNIPLRKLASLLGVTTGAFYKAFENKEDLYYQVCLLENQRQLKRLEEQYLDGVSDPLDCIWQIGLFLLSEYKTNSQMMDFLFFSPVATEAYRKGELLEIGNKTVAYLDRLPIESQKEKKILLLKLDTFITGYGHFIAKGLEPFDEEIYRSMFNDLLGGYKYE, from the coding sequence ATGGTAAAACAAACAACACGCGACCGTATGATTGAGAAGGCAAGCCAGCTTATCAGAGAGTATGGCTATCAGAATATCCCCTTGAGAAAACTGGCATCTCTGCTGGGAGTTACGACTGGTGCTTTTTACAAGGCTTTTGAGAATAAGGAGGATCTTTATTATCAGGTCTGTCTTTTGGAAAACCAGAGGCAGCTTAAGCGTTTAGAGGAGCAGTATCTAGATGGAGTCTCTGATCCTCTGGATTGCATTTGGCAGATAGGACTCTTTCTTTTATCGGAATATAAGACTAACAGTCAGATGATGGATTTTCTCTTTTTCAGCCCTGTGGCGACAGAGGCTTATCGGAAAGGTGAGCTTCTGGAAATCGGGAACAAGACAGTGGCTTATCTGGATCGGCTGCCTATTGAGAGTCAGAAAGAAAAAAAGATTCTCTTGCTCAAGCTGGACACTTTCATCACAGGCTATGGCCATTTTATTGCCAAAGGCTTGGAGCCTTTTGATGAGGAAATCTATCGCTCAATGTTCAATGATTTACTAGGAGGTTACAAATATGAGTAA
- a CDS encoding NAD(P)H-dependent oxidoreductase: protein MSKNLIVYAHPYDKSFNHAILEQVQDLLEKKGQTYELIDLYEDGFNPVYTKEELALFNKGQALDPLVLKYQEALASCDRLIMIFPIWWADMPAIVKGFEDKVFLKNKIYEESKTRQLVGRLTNIKEVLAITTSAAPTFYLKYFCGDVVKKAMLGHTFKSIGARQRRWLNFGNISQSTAEKRQAFLEKLAEKI from the coding sequence ATGAGTAAAAATCTCATTGTTTATGCACATCCCTATGATAAAAGCTTTAACCATGCTATTTTAGAGCAGGTTCAGGACTTGTTGGAGAAGAAAGGTCAGACCTATGAACTGATTGATCTCTATGAGGATGGTTTTAATCCAGTCTATACCAAGGAAGAGCTAGCGCTTTTTAATAAAGGGCAGGCACTAGACCCACTGGTTTTAAAATATCAGGAAGCTCTTGCGTCCTGTGACCGCCTTATCATGATTTTTCCTATCTGGTGGGCGGATATGCCAGCTATTGTCAAGGGCTTTGAAGATAAGGTTTTTTTGAAAAATAAGATTTACGAGGAGAGCAAAACTCGCCAGTTAGTTGGTCGTCTGACCAATATTAAAGAGGTATTGGCTATTACTACTTCAGCAGCACCGACCTTCTATCTTAAGTATTTCTGTGGTGATGTCGTCAAGAAAGCCATGTTGGGCCATACCTTTAAGTCTATCGGTGCTAGACAGCGCCGTTGGTTGAATTTCGGGAATATTTCTCAGTCTACAGCTGAAAAACGGCAGGCTTTTTTAGAAAAACTAGCGGAAAAGATTTGA
- a CDS encoding GNAT family N-acetyltransferase, producing MIRFRRADERDLDAVVSVLTAAFAEHEIYREKFRPLFGSSQSYIDFLNRLHAVMVKAAMRHHICLLAEVDGHLMAVATIHKLGSHPVGILSFLRAGAWRMWQYIPQLLAFQKVFGEGSKEAKKRGISTLYLELLGVLPDYQGQGVGGLFISKGLELLAKEEKCQRLTLITHTESNCRFYKKNGFKQLDVREVEGVKTWTFEKKLADVYTF from the coding sequence ATGATTCGTTTTAGAAGAGCAGATGAAAGGGATCTTGATGCTGTGGTCTCAGTTTTAACTGCTGCTTTTGCTGAGCATGAGATCTACAGAGAAAAATTTCGTCCTCTCTTTGGCAGTAGCCAGTCTTATATTGATTTTCTAAATAGATTGCATGCAGTTATGGTTAAGGCAGCGATGCGTCATCATATTTGTCTGCTTGCTGAAGTGGACGGGCATCTTATGGCAGTCGCTACTATTCATAAGCTCGGTAGCCATCCTGTCGGTATACTTTCCTTTTTGCGGGCAGGAGCATGGAGGATGTGGCAATATATTCCCCAGCTTTTAGCCTTTCAAAAAGTCTTTGGGGAGGGCAGTAAAGAAGCTAAAAAAAGGGGGATTTCAACTCTTTATCTTGAATTGCTGGGTGTGCTGCCTGATTATCAAGGACAGGGAGTTGGCGGTCTTTTTATCTCAAAAGGACTTGAGTTGCTTGCAAAAGAAGAGAAATGCCAGCGGCTTACTTTGATTACTCATACAGAAAGCAACTGTCGTTTTTACAAAAAGAACGGATTTAAACAACTAGATGTCCGTGAAGTTGAAGGTGTCAAGACATGGACTTTCGAGAAAAAATTAGCTGATGTTTATACTTTTTGA
- a CDS encoding DUF956 family protein: MAQSQNKTVEFNTTGVSYLGLGGKVGKFLIGETALEFYADANVEDYIQLPWSSITTIGANVSGKKVSRHFEIWTDKGKFLFASKDSGKILKIAREHIGNDKVVRLPTLLQKIVGIFKKKK, translated from the coding sequence ATGGCACAGTCACAAAACAAAACAGTTGAGTTTAATACCACTGGCGTTTCCTATCTTGGATTAGGCGGAAAGGTTGGGAAATTTTTAATCGGCGAGACAGCTCTGGAGTTTTATGCTGATGCCAATGTAGAAGATTATATTCAGCTGCCTTGGTCTAGCATCACTACTATCGGTGCTAATGTTTCTGGCAAAAAAGTCAGCCGCCATTTTGAAATCTGGACTGACAAGGGAAAGTTTCTCTTTGCCTCCAAAGACTCTGGTAAGATTCTCAAAATTGCGCGAGAACATATCGGCAACGACAAAGTTGTGAGATTGCCGACTCTGTTACAAAAAATTGTTGGAATCTTTAAGAAGAAAAAATAG
- a CDS encoding PTS system mannose/fructose/sorbose family transporter subunit IID, with amino-acid sequence MTELNTVKPDESGKLTLSKADRQKVWWRSTFLQGSWNYERMQNLGWAYSLIPAIKKLYTKKEDQAAALERHLEFFNTHPYVAAPIIGVTLALEEEKANGAAIDDAAIQGVKIGMMGPLAGIGDPVFWFTVRPILGALGASLALTGNIIGPLIFFLAWNAIRMAFLWYTQELGYKAGSEITKDMSGGILQDITKGASILGMFILAVLVERWVSIKFVFNVSSVKLDDKAYIHWDKLSSGYKGIQEAFAQVGQGLSQTPEKVTTFQQNLDSLIPGLMGLLLTFACMWLLKKKVSPITIIIALFVVGVLAHVAGLM; translated from the coding sequence ATGACAGAATTAAATACTGTAAAACCTGATGAGTCAGGAAAATTGACTCTTTCAAAGGCTGACCGTCAAAAAGTTTGGTGGCGTTCTACTTTCTTGCAAGGCTCTTGGAACTACGAACGTATGCAAAACTTGGGCTGGGCTTATTCACTGATTCCAGCTATTAAGAAGCTTTATACTAAAAAAGAAGATCAAGCTGCTGCTCTTGAGCGTCACTTGGAATTCTTCAACACTCACCCATATGTAGCAGCTCCAATCATCGGAGTTACACTTGCGCTTGAAGAAGAGAAAGCAAATGGTGCAGCAATTGACGATGCGGCTATTCAAGGGGTTAAAATCGGTATGATGGGACCTCTGGCTGGTATCGGAGACCCTGTCTTCTGGTTCACAGTTCGTCCTATCCTTGGAGCACTTGGTGCATCTCTTGCTTTGACTGGAAATATCATTGGTCCACTTATCTTCTTCTTAGCTTGGAATGCTATCCGGATGGCTTTCCTCTGGTACACACAAGAATTGGGCTACAAGGCTGGTTCTGAAATCACTAAAGACATGTCTGGTGGTATCCTCCAAGACATTACCAAAGGTGCTTCAATCCTAGGTATGTTTATCTTGGCTGTTCTGGTTGAGCGCTGGGTATCTATTAAGTTTGTCTTTAACGTTTCATCTGTTAAGCTAGATGATAAAGCATATATCCATTGGGACAAATTGTCTAGTGGCTATAAGGGTATCCAAGAAGCCTTTGCTCAAGTAGGTCAAGGACTATCTCAAACCCCTGAAAAAGTTACAACTTTCCAACAAAACTTGGATTCCTTGATTCCTGGTTTGATGGGACTACTTCTAACTTTCGCTTGTATGTGGTTGCTTAAGAAGAAAGTATCCCCTATCACTATCATCATCGCTCTCTTTGTAGTTGGTGTACTAGCTCACGTTGCTGGTTTGATGTAA
- a CDS encoding PTS mannose/fructose/sorbose transporter subunit IIC, with protein MSIISMVLVVFVAFLAGLEGILDQFQFHQPLVACTLIGLVTGNLAAGVMLGGSLQLIALGWANIGAAVAPDAALASVAAAIIMVLGGDFSSKGIAVAQGVAIPLAVAGLFLTMIVRTLSVGLVHGADAAAKKGDIKGVERAHFIALFMQGARIAIPAALLLMIPAESVKSALEAMPAWLSEGMQIGGGMVVAVGYAMVINMMATREVWPFFAIGFALAAVSELTLIALGAIGVAIALIYLALSKKGGNGGGGATASSNDPIGDILEDY; from the coding sequence ATGTCTATTATTTCTATGGTTTTAGTAGTCTTTGTTGCCTTCTTAGCTGGTCTAGAAGGTATCTTGGACCAATTCCAATTCCACCAACCGCTGGTTGCTTGTACCTTGATTGGACTGGTAACTGGTAATTTGGCTGCCGGTGTTATGCTGGGTGGCTCTCTCCAGCTGATCGCTCTTGGCTGGGCTAATATCGGAGCTGCTGTAGCACCTGATGCCGCCCTCGCTTCTGTTGCCGCTGCCATCATCATGGTACTGGGCGGAGACTTCTCAAGCAAAGGAATCGCTGTAGCACAAGGTGTTGCTATTCCACTTGCTGTTGCTGGTCTCTTCTTGACTATGATTGTCCGTACTTTGTCAGTTGGTTTGGTTCACGGTGCAGATGCTGCTGCGAAAAAAGGAGACATTAAAGGAGTTGAACGCGCTCACTTTATCGCTCTTTTCATGCAAGGAGCACGTATTGCTATCCCTGCAGCACTTCTTTTGATGATTCCTGCTGAGTCTGTTAAATCTGCTCTTGAAGCTATGCCAGCTTGGCTATCAGAAGGTATGCAAATCGGTGGTGGTATGGTCGTAGCCGTTGGTTATGCCATGGTTATCAACATGATGGCAACTCGTGAAGTATGGCCATTCTTCGCTATTGGTTTCGCTTTGGCTGCTGTCAGCGAACTCACTCTGATTGCCCTCGGTGCAATTGGTGTCGCTATTGCCCTCATCTACCTCGCTCTGTCTAAAAAAGGCGGAAATGGCGGTGGCGGAGCAACAGCTTCATCTAACGATCCAATCGGCGACATCCTGGAAGACTACTAA
- a CDS encoding PTS sugar transporter subunit IIB: MSIGIIIASHGEFAAGIHQSGSMIFGEQEKVQVVTFMPNEGPDDLYAKFNDAVASFDADDEVLVLADLWSGSPFNQASRVMGENPDRKFAIITGLNLPMLIQAYTERMMDANAGVEAVVANIIKEAKEGVKALPEELNPAAEEANAPAAAAPVAQAAIPEGTVIGDGKLKINLARIDTRLLHGQVATAWTPDSKADRIIVASDSVAQDELRKELIKQAAPGNVKANVVPIDKLIAVSKDPRFGNTHALILFETPQDALRAVEGGVPIKTLNVGSMAHSTGKTMVNNVLSMDKEDVATYEKLRDLGVEFDVRKVPNDSKKDLFDLIKKANVQ, from the coding sequence ATGAGTATCGGAATCATTATTGCTAGCCACGGTGAATTTGCTGCTGGTATTCATCAATCAGGTTCTATGATTTTCGGTGAGCAGGAAAAAGTACAAGTTGTAACTTTCATGCCCAACGAAGGACCAGATGATCTCTATGCAAAGTTCAATGACGCTGTGGCTTCGTTTGATGCGGACGATGAAGTGTTGGTCTTGGCTGACCTTTGGAGTGGCTCTCCATTCAACCAAGCTAGCCGTGTCATGGGTGAAAATCCTGACCGCAAGTTCGCTATCATTACAGGCTTGAACCTGCCTATGCTGATTCAAGCTTATACAGAAAGGATGATGGATGCCAACGCCGGCGTTGAAGCTGTTGTTGCTAACATCATCAAAGAAGCCAAGGAAGGAGTCAAAGCTCTGCCTGAAGAGCTAAATCCTGCTGCTGAAGAAGCAAATGCTCCTGCTGCAGCTGCTCCAGTTGCCCAAGCAGCTATCCCTGAAGGGACTGTAATAGGTGACGGCAAGCTCAAAATCAACCTTGCCCGGATCGACACACGTTTGCTGCATGGTCAGGTAGCAACAGCTTGGACGCCAGATTCAAAAGCAGATCGTATTATCGTTGCTTCTGACTCAGTAGCTCAAGACGAACTTCGTAAAGAGTTGATTAAGCAAGCTGCACCAGGTAATGTCAAAGCCAATGTTGTCCCAATCGACAAGTTGATTGCTGTTTCAAAAGACCCTCGCTTTGGCAACACTCATGCCTTGATTCTGTTTGAAACTCCTCAAGACGCCCTTCGTGCTGTTGAAGGCGGTGTGCCAATCAAGACCCTTAATGTCGGTTCTATGGCTCACTCAACTGGTAAAACGATGGTCAACAACGTACTGTCAATGGACAAGGAAGACGTTGCCACTTATGAAAAACTGCGCGACCTTGGCGTTGAATTCGACGTACGTAAAGTACCAAATGACTCTAAAAAAGATTTGTTTGATTTGATTAAGAAAGCCAACGTGCAGTAG
- the adhP gene encoding alcohol dehydrogenase AdhP, producing the protein MKAVVVNPEGTNVQLIENKELRPLETGEALVDIEYCGVCHTDLHVAHGDFGKVPGRVLGHEGIGIVKEIAPDVKSLKVGDRVSVAWFFEGCGACEYCTTGRETLCRTVKNAGYSVDGGMAEQCIVTADYAVKVPEGLDPAQASSITCAGVTTYKAIKEAQLQPGQWTVIFGAGGLGNLAVQYAKKVFNAHVVAVDINNDKLALAKEVGADIVINGHEVEDVTALIQEKTGGAHSAVVTAVSKVAFNQAVDSVRAGGRVVAVGLPSEMMDLSIVKTVLNGIQVIGSLVGTRKDLEEAFQFGAEGLVVPVVQKRPVSDAVDVFDEMEAGTIQGRMVLDFTH; encoded by the coding sequence ATGAAAGCAGTTGTTGTAAATCCAGAGGGAACTAATGTCCAACTCATAGAAAATAAGGAACTTCGTCCTCTTGAAACAGGGGAAGCTCTCGTTGACATCGAATACTGCGGTGTCTGCCATACGGATTTGCACGTCGCGCATGGTGACTTTGGTAAGGTACCGGGCCGCGTTCTCGGACATGAAGGTATTGGTATTGTCAAAGAAATCGCTCCAGATGTAAAAAGTCTCAAAGTCGGAGACCGCGTCAGTGTTGCATGGTTCTTTGAAGGCTGCGGCGCTTGTGAATACTGTACAACTGGCCGCGAAACCCTTTGCCGTACAGTAAAAAATGCTGGTTATTCTGTTGATGGTGGTATGGCAGAGCAATGTATCGTAACAGCTGATTACGCTGTCAAAGTCCCTGAAGGACTGGATCCTGCACAAGCTTCTTCTATCACTTGTGCCGGTGTAACGACCTACAAGGCTATCAAAGAAGCTCAGCTTCAACCAGGCCAATGGACAGTTATCTTTGGAGCAGGTGGATTGGGTAACCTAGCGGTTCAATATGCTAAGAAAGTCTTTAACGCACATGTTGTCGCTGTTGATATCAACAATGACAAGCTCGCTCTGGCCAAAGAAGTCGGTGCTGACATCGTCATCAACGGCCATGAAGTTGAAGATGTCACTGCTCTTATCCAAGAAAAAACTGGCGGTGCGCATTCTGCCGTAGTAACAGCCGTTTCTAAAGTTGCCTTTAACCAAGCTGTTGACTCTGTTCGTGCTGGCGGTCGGGTAGTTGCCGTTGGATTGCCATCTGAAATGATGGACCTCAGCATTGTCAAAACTGTTTTAAATGGTATCCAAGTCATTGGTTCCCTCGTTGGTACACGCAAGGACTTGGAAGAAGCCTTCCAGTTTGGTGCTGAAGGATTAGTGGTTCCTGTCGTTCAAAAGCGCCCTGTTTCAGATGCTGTGGATGTCTTTGACGAAATGGAAGCGGGTACTATTCAGGGACGTATGGTCCTTGACTTCACACACTAA
- a CDS encoding Cof-type HAD-IIB family hydrolase, whose protein sequence is MTKKVIAVDLDGTLLDSNSNLSDFTKETIKKISQKGHKVIITTGRPYRMALKYYKELELNTPMINFNGSLTHIPEKKWNFEKSLTLDKSFLLDMVKRKDEIEADFIAGEYRNKFYITNPNEEIADPKLFGIDAFKPENQFQANLVTENPNAILLQTRAADKYALAEEMNAFYQHELAINSWGGPLNILECAPKGVNKAFALQYLLNVLNVDRKNLIAFGDEQNDTEMLSFAGTGYAMKNANTDLLPFADQQLSLTNDQDGVAHELNKLFL, encoded by the coding sequence ATGACAAAAAAAGTAATCGCTGTGGATTTGGACGGAACCTTGCTGGATTCTAACAGCAATCTGTCTGACTTCACCAAAGAAACCATCAAAAAAATTTCCCAAAAGGGCCACAAGGTCATCATCACAACAGGACGGCCCTACCGCATGGCTTTGAAATATTATAAAGAATTAGAGCTTAATACGCCCATGATTAACTTCAACGGCTCTTTGACTCATATTCCAGAAAAGAAATGGAACTTTGAAAAATCGCTGACGCTGGATAAGTCCTTTCTGCTGGATATGGTTAAGCGCAAGGATGAGATTGAAGCAGATTTCATTGCTGGCGAATACCGCAATAAATTCTATATCACCAATCCTAATGAAGAAATTGCTGATCCTAAGCTATTTGGCATCGATGCTTTTAAGCCTGAAAACCAGTTTCAAGCCAATCTGGTAACGGAGAATCCTAACGCCATTCTCCTGCAGACACGAGCAGCTGATAAATATGCTCTGGCAGAGGAAATGAATGCTTTTTACCAGCATGAACTTGCTATCAACTCTTGGGGCGGGCCACTCAACATTCTCGAGTGTGCTCCAAAAGGGGTCAATAAGGCCTTTGCCCTTCAGTACCTTCTTAATGTTCTCAATGTAGATCGTAAAAATCTGATTGCCTTTGGCGATGAGCAAAATGATACTGAGATGCTGTCCTTTGCTGGTACTGGCTATGCCATGAAAAATGCCAATACTGACCTGCTGCCCTTCGCTGACCAGCAGTTGTCTTTGACTAACGACCAAGATGGCGTCGCCCACGAGCTAAACAAACTCTTTTTATAA
- a CDS encoding DUF1361 domain-containing protein yields the protein MTQQGGAFRMRKPFMIHALFLMIAFFIYIQSLNGGPTYLIWNMTLALISYDAAVLTLLFKKQKWAYPLLFLLWLLFFPNTFYMITDLIHMTWVADVLSKPSVFLLFLAFVSSILFGIFCGMESWYVIKEGWKLNWYLDLLLTAALSAVSSLAIYIGRYDRLNSWDLLLHPQLVIQKLLQTLQPDRLPFILGFTFLQFMSLVFLMRDNKK from the coding sequence ATGACACAGCAAGGAGGAGCTTTTCGTATGCGTAAACCGTTCATGATTCATGCTCTTTTTCTAATGATTGCCTTTTTTATCTATATCCAATCTCTAAATGGGGGTCCAACCTATCTCATCTGGAATATGACCTTGGCCTTAATCAGCTATGATGCAGCTGTCTTGACGCTTTTATTCAAGAAGCAGAAGTGGGCTTATCCTCTTCTTTTCCTGTTGTGGTTGCTTTTCTTCCCCAACACTTTCTATATGATTACTGATTTGATTCATATGACTTGGGTGGCAGATGTTCTGAGTAAGCCAAGTGTTTTTCTGCTCTTTTTAGCTTTTGTTTCCAGTATTTTATTCGGGATTTTCTGTGGTATGGAGAGCTGGTATGTCATCAAGGAAGGTTGGAAGCTTAACTGGTATTTGGATCTATTGCTGACGGCAGCTCTGTCGGCTGTGTCCAGTCTGGCTATCTACATAGGACGTTATGATCGCCTCAATAGCTGGGATTTATTACTTCATCCACAGCTGGTTATACAGAAGCTTTTGCAAACTTTGCAGCCTGATCGACTGCCTTTCATTCTTGGTTTTACTTTTTTACAGTTTATGAGTTTGGTATTTCTGATGAGAGATAATAAAAAATAA
- a CDS encoding NCS2 family permease, giving the protein MDKFFKLTEKGTDVRTEVLAGLTTFFAMSYILFVNPAMLAQTGMPKQGVFLATIIGAVAGTLMMAFFANLPYAQAPGMGLNAFFTFTVVFALGYTWQEALAMVFICGIISLIITLTKVRKMIIESIPGSLRAAISAGIGVFLAYVGIKNAGLLKFSIDPGNYTVAGKGADKAAAAITANSGATPGLVDFNNPAVLVALVGLAITIFFIVKNIKGGVILSILVTTVVAILVGLVDLSAIDFGQNNIGTAVNELGQIFGVAVGPKGLGALLADSARWPQTCMAILAFSLTDIFDTIGTLIGTGEKVGIVATSGENHESEGLDKALYSDLIGTSIGAIAGTSNVTTYVESAAGIGAGGRTGLTALVVAICFAVSSFFSPLLAIVPNAATAPILIIVGIMMLASLKNIHWDDMTEAIPAFFTSIFMGFAYSITHGIAAGFITYTLVKIFKGQAKDVHSMIWILDLLFILNFVNLALN; this is encoded by the coding sequence ATGGATAAATTTTTCAAACTGACCGAAAAAGGGACAGATGTCCGGACAGAAGTTTTGGCTGGTCTGACGACTTTCTTTGCCATGTCCTACATTTTATTCGTCAATCCGGCTATGTTGGCTCAGACAGGTATGCCCAAGCAGGGTGTCTTTCTAGCTACGATTATCGGGGCTGTTGCAGGTACCTTGATGATGGCCTTCTTTGCCAACCTGCCTTATGCGCAGGCACCGGGCATGGGTCTGAATGCCTTTTTCACTTTTACGGTCGTCTTTGCCTTAGGCTACACTTGGCAGGAAGCCTTGGCTATGGTCTTTATCTGCGGGATTATTTCGCTCATTATCACTTTGACCAAGGTGCGTAAGATGATCATCGAGTCAATTCCAGGCTCCTTGCGAGCAGCTATCTCGGCAGGGATCGGGGTTTTTCTTGCTTATGTAGGTATTAAAAATGCTGGCTTGCTCAAGTTTTCAATCGATCCAGGTAACTATACAGTAGCTGGCAAAGGGGCAGATAAGGCCGCAGCAGCTATTACGGCTAATTCAGGAGCAACTCCTGGTTTGGTAGACTTTAACAATCCAGCGGTCCTAGTAGCCCTGGTCGGTTTGGCCATCACAATCTTCTTTATTGTGAAAAACATCAAGGGTGGTGTTATCCTATCCATTCTAGTCACGACAGTTGTGGCTATTCTGGTTGGCTTGGTTGATTTGTCAGCCATTGACTTTGGGCAGAATAACATTGGTACTGCTGTTAATGAACTGGGGCAGATTTTTGGGGTGGCAGTAGGTCCGAAAGGTCTGGGTGCCCTTTTAGCAGATTCAGCTCGCTGGCCCCAGACATGTATGGCTATTCTGGCTTTCTCCTTGACAGATATTTTTGATACCATTGGTACCTTGATTGGGACAGGTGAAAAGGTCGGGATTGTGGCGACTTCTGGGGAAAACCATGAATCAGAAGGCTTGGATAAGGCTCTTTACTCGGACCTCATCGGAACTTCTATTGGCGCCATTGCTGGAACCTCTAACGTGACGACTTATGTGGAGTCTGCAGCTGGTATCGGAGCTGGAGGCCGAACAGGTCTGACAGCCTTGGTCGTAGCCATCTGCTTTGCGGTATCAAGCTTCTTTAGCCCACTCTTGGCTATTGTTCCTAATGCTGCAACTGCACCGATTCTCATTATCGTGGGGATTATGATGCTGGCTAGCTTAAAAAATATCCATTGGGATGATATGACAGAAGCCATTCCAGCTTTCTTTACTTCTATTTTTATGGGATTTGCCTATTCTATCACTCACGGGATAGCAGCTGGGTTTATTACCTACACCTTGGTCAAAATCTTCAAAGGTCAAGCTAAGGATGTGCATTCTATGATTTGGATTTTGGATCTTCTCTTTATTTTGAATTTCGTAAATTTGGCTTTAAATTAG
- the tsaE gene encoding tRNA (adenosine(37)-N6)-threonylcarbamoyltransferase complex ATPase subunit type 1 TsaE, giving the protein MFSHNEEELIQQGQRLGKLLQAGDVLVLTGDLGAGKTTFTKGLALGLGISQMIKSPTYTIVREYEGRLPLYHLDVYRIGDDPDSIDLDDFLFGEGVTVIEWGELLGENLPEDYLKLSLLKKEDGRELFFEAKGKRAQELLEGLQND; this is encoded by the coding sequence ATGTTTAGTCATAATGAGGAAGAATTAATCCAGCAGGGTCAGCGTCTGGGCAAATTGCTTCAGGCAGGGGACGTACTGGTTTTAACGGGAGATTTAGGAGCAGGGAAGACAACCTTTACTAAGGGTCTGGCTCTAGGTTTGGGCATCAGTCAGATGATTAAAAGTCCAACCTATACCATTGTTCGGGAATACGAGGGGCGCTTGCCACTCTATCATCTGGATGTCTACCGCATCGGAGACGATCCGGACTCCATTGATTTGGATGATTTTCTCTTTGGGGAGGGTGTGACAGTCATTGAATGGGGCGAGCTGCTGGGAGAAAATCTGCCTGAAGACTATCTCAAATTAAGCCTCTTGAAAAAGGAAGACGGGCGTGAATTGTTTTTTGAAGCCAAAGGAAAGCGAGCCCAAGAGCTGCTTGAGGGACTGCAGAATGACTGA